The Capsicum annuum cultivar UCD-10X-F1 chromosome 3, UCD10Xv1.1, whole genome shotgun sequence genomic sequence NNNNNNNNNNNNNNNNNNNNNNNNNNNNNNNNNNNNNNNNNNNNNNNNNNNNNNNNNNNNNNNNNNNNNNNNNNNNNNNNNNNNNNNNNNNNNNNNNNNNNNNNNNNNNNNNNNNNNNNNNNNNNNNNNNNNNNNNNNNNNNNNNNNNNNNNNNNNNNNNNNNNNNNNNNNNNNNNNNNNNNNNNNNNNNNNNNNNNNNNAAgttccccttaagcttaaaggaaaattctacagagtggcagtccgttcggccatgctgtatggagcggagtgttggccagtcaagaactcccacatccaaaaactgaaggtggcggaaatgagaatattgcgatggatgtgtggacttactagaggggatagagttaggaatgtgactattcgagagaaggtgggagtggcttcggtggaggataagatgcgagaaggaaggttgagatggtttgggcatgtgatgaggaggggcacggatgccccagtttggAGGTGTAAGAGGCTGGCCTTAGATGGctttaggaggagtagaggtaggccaaggAAATACTAgaggaaggtgattagacatgacatagagcagcTGCAGCTCACTgaagacatgaccctagataagaaggtatggaggtcgcggattagagtagaaggttaagGCGAGTGTATGGATTGTGGCTAGGTGTTAGGAGAGCGAGTGCGTATCCGGGCAGTAATCCCAAGCCTGTGTCCTTGAGTAGGAGCCTTTAGCCAGATGAGTTCGAGTAGGGTGGGTAAGTGGGTGTCCtagttcttatttcttatttcgtattgctcGTGTTTCTCTTATTTCGTACTTCACTGATATTTACGTCTATTATTTCTTATGTCTGCATGCCAACCTTTCCTGTTACATGGTCCAATACGATCTTGGTGTATTATTCGAGATTCTGAGCCGGAgatctatcggaaatagcctctctacttcttcggaggtagtggtatggactgcgtacatcttaccctccccagaccacactttgtgggaatacactgggcctgttgttgttgttgttgttgatgctgaaaagaaaaagaaggaaggaaaaatcaataaaaaggaaagaagagaagagaagaagttGGGGACCGAGAGTTACTTAGGAGGAGGAAGTTGTTGCTAGGGGGATTGGGGTGGGATGGGTAGTAGTTGGGAGtagaggaagaaaaaagaaacaaagaatgGTAAAGTAAGAGGAGGATGAGGTGACACAGTGTTGTGCCAATGAAGAAACAAAAAAGAGTAAAGAGTCCGTACTATACCCCAAAAGCCTAACAGTTTAATAAAGAAAGCTGAAGCAAGGGCAAGCTGTAATGTTTGAAACGTTGAAGGGATCAACTTGCCACAAAAAATGCTAGGGGAGACGGGGGTCGGGGTAAACTACAAGTTGTTAAATAGTTAGGTCTCTACACTGCTTCACTTGATACATATAGTATTACCTTAAAATCACTCTCGTGTTGGGAAATGGAATGGTAAGTTGACAAGCATTTTATACAGAACAGTCAAAAGTAACTTTTAGACATTTCAATGAAATTGTTGGAAAGAAAACAGAAACCAGATAGATGTGGTTGGTTAGAAGGTAAAAAGCATGATTCATAAAATTGCAAGGAGTTCCCAACCTATTTGATACTGTAAGCATCAAATAATCAATCACCTATTAGTTGACTACCTCATAACCCCTCAAAGCAAGAAACTATCAACACCTTCCCAGAAAACCAGGAAAAATCATCACTCAATGTGTTATTATTCTGCATCCCTATGGTATGTTTGATACCCACTTATCTTGTCCTACATCTGACAACAGTTACCACCACCGTGTAGGTATACAACATGGAGGAGGATGACCCATTCAATTTAGTCAATGTTTATCAAACTCTATAAAGTATATTTCTTAAATATGccacattttaaaaataattatgtttaCCACACAGCAAGGAAAAGGATCACATATATATTGTTTTTTGATAAGATGGATCATTGACACTTTATGTCATATTAATATTGCAATTTTATGACGAAAATGCACCTAACCTGTAAAATCTAATATTAGGGTTCAATCCAACAGCAACTTTGCCTCGAATTTTGATGTCCAGAAATAATCTGTTCAGTCCAGCTCTCCACATTGCATCTGCGAGATCAGGATCATGCATGGATACACGATCATTGTCTCTATAAGCTTCGCCATATGCAGGACCAAGACTTCCTTGATGAACAAACCCAATTGCCTCTGCAGCTTTGACAAAAGCCTTTGATTCAACTGGAGTAAAGAAATTCTGAACCTGAATAATTAAAGCAAATAGAGGAATTATTAGAAGCCGATAAGTCAATAATAGATTCCTCATCAAATTAAGAACTTGTCATTTGACATCATGATTTCAAGAAGAGATGAAAAATACTTATTTCCTGAGGTGATAGCAAAAGAGGTCCAGTTTGACTCTTTCCAAATAGGCAAGTTGGTTGATTTTATCTATCATATATTCTCTTCAGTTTGTCTGTTCCGATAACCACATCAAGAAAAATCCTAATTGAAGCTCATAAGGAATGTTTATTATTTTGCCATTTTGATTgaaatcccacaaagtggggtctagggagggtagaatgtacgcaaacTTTACCATTACCTCttgaaggtagagaggttgttccaGAAAGACCCACGGCTCAAGTGAGGCAAATCAAAGTAGTAATTTGAAGAAGAATAAAACAGTAGTGAAGAGAAACATGACAACTAATAGCAAAGAAGTGTGGAGCATATATGCAAGGAACTCTAACATCAATAACAAGAAGCGGTCACCTAAACATAGTAAACAACAAATGATATCGGATACCAAACATAGTAAATATGGTGAAAGTAGCAAATTTAATTCTTTATAGTGGGGAAGGAGGTTCTTCAACAAATACTATGTCACCTCTATTTAATATATAGACTTCTTATTAAGATCTCTCAGACTGTCAACCTACGAAACAACAATGATCAAAGATGGAATCATCAATTTTAACTGAAAAGTCTTACAAGTGACACACCCTTGTATGCTTCAACAATTTAAAAAACCTTCTAGCTTCACGTAAACATACTAAGCTAATTCTGTAGCTACGCAATCTTATTTCTTAGAGCCTATTTGGATGGGATTATAGCTTATGACTATTGACTATGTCATTTTGGCTTAAAAGCACCTAAAATAAGCCAAACCAAAGTCCCAAACGGGCTCTcatacacttccttgttttggaaGAGGATTGGCAAAAACTCATTATCAATATATCCACTTCTAATGCATGAAAAAATTGCTAAGTTAACAAACCGAGCAGTAGTAATTAAGCTCAAATTACTCTTTGTCAGCTATAACAATGTGTCAAACAAACATATTTACTCAGGCTGCCAAATCCTCAAGTTACACAATTATGCTTCAATTGTTAAATAACAACAAGTTTCATGATTTGCCTCAAGTTTCAATATCATTAACAGCATGCCCCGTGTCAAAAGCAAACTAATCAAGAACTAGCTCATTTAAAACATCATTGACACAGCTAAGGCATTGAAAACCCTAACTGTTTATCTTCcatcatgttattttttttttaaggggAAAACAGGAGAACAAATTTAAGTGTAAAATAAGGAAAAGGGGCAAAGAAAGTAAGAAAGAATGCGTACAGTAATGAGATCGTTATCTTTGAGGCGATTGAcctcaagattcaattttagatttattgATGGCCAACCCGACCCCGTTTTCTCCTTCTTCCCGTCATTCTTTACATCTTTCCTCCTTTCTCCCATTTTTCTCTTCATTCATTCacacctttcttttttttttttcttttttgcctaCTTGTTTTTTCCTATATTAGAGATGTCTCCGAAAATTAAAGTTTCTTGGGCCGTGATAGCACCTTTACTGGGCTTCGTCTCTCTGTTCAAAAGGCTTTCCTTCTTATATGGGCCGGGATAATAACGCACGACCGGAAACAAGTTTTTGCATTGGAAAGTGCACCAAGACTCGTTTATAATGTCGTCATAACTAAACGGGGAAAAAACGCacaggaaatcacaatttattgCAAAATTTTCCTTTTATCAAGTAAtagcaaattttataaaaaaaataatttttccttttaataaataaaaaaatattaattatatatatagaaaaaagtatTCTTCTACCCAAAAAAAGAATGTTGTCAGATATCTTCATCACCTTAAATATCTCATTAAAcggtttttatataattaataaagatcTTAAATAATTCAACGGATTCTCTTCTCAAAATTCAGAATTTcagtttcttttaatttttcgtttattCTTGTTAGACAACTCCAgttttatgttttgaagtgaTCAAACTAATGGACGGCAAAAGGGTACATTCGTTTATTATTATGTATGGAGAAAGATGGGATGTTAATGGTATGTTAATTTTTATGGTTATTTGATCCATTAgtttattatgatcagttgtgtTGCTCGTATTGCAGAAATAAAATTACGATTTTAATCTGATTGTGATGTCGTATGGTGCAGTTGGTTGATGCTTTGAATGTTATTTTTATTCATCCACTGAATGTTAACAATCTGATTGGCGTCGTTTAATTGTTGTAATTGGttgatgttttttcttttgtatatacTTGTTAAATGTATGATAGTATGTTGTTGTAATCTATGAACTTTGTAAAAGAGTAGTTGTGAACCTTTTATGCAGTTACAGATAGtggtttgtgaatttttttaaaaatgttgatGGTATGATGTTGTTCTTAAAGTTTTATCTAAATAGTTTTATTATAACTGGCTATATTGCTCATGTTTCAGAAATAAGATTGTACTTTCAAAATTGTTATGATATCGTATGAAGCATTTGGTGTTTTTGTTGAATATGTTGAATGTATGAAAGCATTTTgttgtaaattatgaattttgaaacaTATAAATTACTGAAATTGTATCCAATAACATAagaaagattgtgtatttatttaGAATATTGAAATTATGAAAGTGTTGTTGAAAATATGTCAATTAATTATTAGTAATGAAATTTGTACTGTGCTTATAGGTAGACCTAGAGACtttgttgtagatggataatttATGCCGCAGATACAAAGTATAAAGGATTGGTTgcaacaataacaaaacaattGAAGATTGATATTAAGTCTACAAAAATTGAGATTAAGTTTTTAATAAATGATAGATGTCCACCGATGCTCATACATAATGACACTGGAGTAATGGTGTATCTAGATCAGAAAAGCAGTAATGCAGATTATTTTTGCTAGTTATCCATTGTATGTGACAACAACTGATATGTCAATGGCTGTTAACGAAAATTCTGAACAGACTGATATTTGTGTTGGTAAGAACATGAATACCAAATCAAATCTAGATCGGCAGAATTTATACTCTAGAAATTCAGTTTGATTGTAACTCCAGATGATAAAATCATGGATGAAGATAGAGTtgaaataatcaaagaaattaTCAATTCGGTAATTGAAGTAAATCAGAGTTACATCGATAAAGAAACTCTTTCACAAGTTATGAATTTGCATGCTTTCTTGCATCAGTTTACATTTAGAACTGAGAGGTCTAATGCAAAGAGGTACGAACTATTCCAGCTTACAACTTAATTTCTGAAAAGAGTAAATttctttggtattttatttttatgttttatatttctttgtttgattttaaaCATCTTAAACAGCTACTACCTAGTTTGTCATGTGGAAGAATGTACATGATTTCTAAGAGCTTCAAGTAcaaataatacaaagattttcaaaataagGATGTACTATGAAATACATACATGTTCGGCACGAGATCAAATTTATGTAAGACGCCAAGGAATGACAAAGGTTATTGTTGGTTTGGTGTTGCCTAATTTGATAAACACTAATAGAATATACACGCCAAATGATGTTGCCGCCGATATGTTAAGACAATATGATGTGTCCTAAACTATACTCAAATGTGGCGTACAAAGGAACTAGCAGTTAAGATGTTGCGTGGTGATCCATTTGAATCATATTAAAAACTTTCAGATTATTTGTACATTTTGGAAAAATAGTATCCTGAATCAGTTATTAgtggaaaaaaacaaaagaaaatcatttCTTGTATGCTTCTGTTGCGTTAGATGCTTCAATACGTGGATGGGAGTATTGCAGACCTatagttgttgttgatggtgctgCTCTAAAATCGCTTTATGGTAGGACAATTCTACTTGCAAGCACATTAGATCCAGGAGGTAACAAAGTACCATTTTACTTATTAATTTTCAgccataatttaattttttagaaatagtatgttaattttttttatattatgaaattggtatgttaataatattatgaatgattttacaatttaaaataaatcaactaaTATAGATGTTGCTAATGATTATGTATGCAGGTCATATATTACCCCTTGCGTATGCATTGGTTGATTCTGAAAATATAGCATCTTGGACATggttttttgagaaatttagacAAGCTTTTGGAGAAAGAAATGACATATGTATCGTGTCAGAGAGAAATGATAGCATATGGAAAGCAATATCAACAGTCTATTCAAATCTGTCATAGCATGCTTGTATTTGACATCTATGGGGAAATATTAAGACGAATTTTCGTAAGAAAGTTGATGAACTACATAAGTTGTTTTTTTGCAATGGAAAAGACATATGCACTTCAAAAATTTGAAGAGTTAATGGGGAGAGTCGACCAAATTGACAGAAGagtgagggtatatttgtacGAAATTGACTATCATAAATGGATAAGGGTTCATTCTATGGTAAAGCGTACTTGGACTGTAACATCAAATATTGTTAAATCCATAAACAATACAAACAGGAAAGCCAGAAGGTTACCTATTGTTTCTATGTTGGATTTTATGAGGTTAACTGTTGAATCGTGGAATGCAAAATATAACGAGGAAGGAAAAATACATTGACAGTGCTAACAAAAAGATACAATGATATTCTCAATGATAACAAGCAAAAATCGCATTATACGACGGtatgtttttaatttaattatattacaATCTTGAATAAATTCCTTAACAGACTTTATTGTTctttgatttgtttattttattttactgatAATGTTTTGAACTGTAAACATGTACTAACCAATAATATTCATTGTAGGTAAGAGCTTCAAACAAATTTTTGCATACCGTTACCGCTGGAGTTAAAAGGTTTGTTGTATGTCTGCGAAGTAGAAAATGTAGTTGTGGTCGATTTCAATTAGATGAGATACCTTGCTCACATGCAATGGCGATTATTACATATCGTAACCAACATGGAGAAGATTATTGCTCTACATACTACAGCAATAAAAATTGTAAGGATGCTTATGTAATACCAGTTGAGCCTCTTCCTTGTGAGAGTACATGGAATATACCTCAAGAAGTCTTGGATGAAATTGTATTACCGCTTGATTCTAAAAGACCACCCGAACGTCCATGTTATGAGAGGTGGAAAGCCCCAAATGAAGATAAGTGCAAAAGAGTCAAGGTTACATGTAGTAACTGCCATAGAGAAGGACACAACAGGAAAACATGCCATAAAGATGCTCCTCTCGTTTAAtaagttttttttaaagtatttttcaagtATGATTTTGTTATGCTTTTTGAATGTTTTTCATAAACAATGCAACTTATCTTTACGTATAATatttttgtcctcatttttaactttatattggcattttataaacatatatatgttgtgaataaaaaaaaatgaaacgaGTTGATATCAAATATGTTGAACGAGATGAAATATAAAAGAAGGGTTAAAGTATCATAACATacttaaaaatgagaagaaattttttttatatcaactATTATGAGTACAACAGTAAAGAGcatcaaaaattcaaatcattgtaAAACTATACTAACATTATATAATTGTATAAATACAgtgcttaaaaataaaaaaaaatattgaataccAATAATGGTAATTCAGATAACAGTAAAGATCATCAAAAATAGTTAAGAACTAAAAGAATCATGTATATGTGTATTAGCAGAAATTCTGTATGATGAAATATAACAAAATGATATCGTTTTAATTCAGCAAGTTTAAATACGAAATAACTATTAAAAGTACaaaaacatcatacataaaaatcaaaacaaaatgatattgatgtatgatgaaataaaacaaaatgaTATCGATTTCATTCAACGAGTTCAAATACGAAATTACTGTTAAAAGTAAAGtaccaaaacatcatacataaaaattaaaactaaactttGTTCGTACCAACAAGTTAAAAAAGACGATACTAACAATCTCCAAGCAACATTAAATATCAAATGCCTATctatttctgattttttttaGTGATAGCTGGACTTACAACGTCTCTCAATATCTTCGGACCACCTAGTTTGCTTGTAACATTGTCAGTCACCTCACTTTCGCTTATAGCATCATCGTTTTGCTTTTTCCTAGCATAATCCCAAAGTAACGCACCATATCTTATACGATGGTTGGTAGCATTAAACGTGTTGATTGAAATATCAAACAACCCATGATTGATAAACTCTGCAAATACACACGCATACATACCGCAATCActgtaaaaataattaaaaaaaaaagtttagtaCGTTACtatatacaataataaaattgtaatccaaataatataaatatacgtACCTAGATTGTGGAGCTTGCTGAGGAATGTCCCTTACAATAACATACTTAAGTGGATCGATCATGGACTTGTCAATGTAAGCAGACTCTCTATCCCAACAAATATCAACTCGTTTATCATAGAAGTCAGTGGCAAACAAAAATAACTATATGATGGTAGCAAGTGATTGGACATGTCGATGAACATTCTTAATGTTCACAGCACCTCCAATAAATGAATCATACACATATAGACATCTGTGTCAAATGCAaaacaaaatcataatccaatagAATAATTCACTAACATtaactgaaataataatgttGTCCACAGTATCCCAAGATACATTAGCAAGCATCTTAAAGCCCATAAAATACTGACCAACATAGTGTGCAGTAGAAATGTATCTCATATTCTTCTTCGCACCCAGCCACTGTTGCTCAATTGTACAAATCCACGTAATGAACTAAACATCAGTTGTGGTATATGTTATCGGCTTCATTGTACTGTACTTTATTTTTTTCGCAAATAGTACATGATAACATCTACATGCTGTTTTAAAGAGGGACATAATAGTGATGAGCAGAAATTCATTTTAAGGAATACACACTTGTAACAAATAATTACACAACAATTAAAAAGAGCATGCACATACAATCAAAGTTTTGTGAATGGATATAGGTATCATTCATAGAATACATTTATGGGTCTACACTCACACACATACAAAAAACACACAAACAGAAACAGACACACAGACACAATACACATACAGAACTGAACTGAAATACTACATTTATGGGTCTAAAATGACAAgcatacatacacatataaacaatacacataaaaaacaaaaatactgGTAAGGTATATTTTAAAGAGGAGGACATCTTTCATTACAAAGTAAGGAGTAATTCACGATTCTTTCCAACCACATTAACTTGGCTCATCATGAGCATGGTTAAAGGTTCAAGTGACACCTTAAACCAATCATTGTGATAATTTGATACAATTATACTTGTAAACTCTCAACAAAATTTGAACAGTACAAATCAACCCTAAACCATGAACAACATTAGGTGCAATATCTAATTTTACTGATTTCTCTAAATAATTTCAACTTCTTTTAAAACACATAGATGCCTTAATACACCTGAGAGAGTACGATGACTTAAAATATATGGATTTGCAGGGGTTTAAGAGACTAGCATGAGAGAGTACGTTGCCTTAAAATAGTTTTCAACTTTTTGTAAAACACACAGATGCAGACACTAAGCTAAGGACCAGTGCTAGCTGAGTATATCCAACAAATGGTGTCTACAAATGGTGTCTACACAGATGCTATAACTTTGCATACTTTTATTGACTCAAAACTTCAtacataatttttcttaataCACAAACTATGACTGAAAATGTAGAAAATgccttcaaaattaatttttgttccaTAGATCATGTCATACACAAACAGacatacacttttataatgacaCTCACAGAACATTAAGATAATTATACAATTCTTTTTTGTGATATTTAAGAAATTaacttcaaatttaaattttttatccaaatGTTAGCCATacacatacacaatatatactaGATGGAGTTTGTATTAGATTAGATTTGAAATATACCTCATCATTTCATGGGCGATCAGTGTGAATCATTGTAAGAAATTAACCcttcttattaatttttaatccaccgagctcaaattcagaatttatGATGACATCTTCAGCATTGCTTCTTGTATCCCTATgattatttaataaaacatattatTTGTATATGATGTTATTTACTAAACTCTTGAATGTATGAATAAGTACATTAAGGTAAAAGAATAAATTGTTACCTTTTACGCACTTTCTTCGCATAACACCAATCTGTAAATTGGTCAACCAATATATCTGAAACCTCAAATACAACATAGTCTTCAAATGGATATTTTTTGTTGAAGTAAATGACGGATTTTTCATGACTAGAAACATAATGTTGGTGCATTATCACTGGAGATTTATCAAAGATGACCGGTAATAAAGTTTGGGATTCAGATTTTGGTGTTTCAAGCATCCTAAATTTAGGTTCTAGTGCGATCAACTAAGACTCagtaaaaaatgataattttttcaaCGGAGAAAAATTGTCGCTTGATTTTGCACCAACAATGTCACCACAaactatacatataaatacattcaAAAAAGTCATGTGAAAATCAGTTTGTTTCATTTATAAAATAGAACTCTATGTATTAAGGATTAACTAATTGATATCAAGTTAATGTAACATTACCATCCTTTTCAGAAGTCATATCACGAGATAATTCATCCTTCACGTTGATAGGTTCATTAGAAATTTCTTCACATATCTTGCTTCCATGTGGTGTTTGCAATAAATCATCCACAGACCGTGAATCATTCTTCTAATaatcagaaaaaataaaattaactttttgaaaataaatctaaataaaactGTCAAAAATTTTACATGTGCATACCCGA encodes the following:
- the LOC107863357 gene encoding uncharacterized protein LOC107863357; the encoded protein is MKRKMGERRKDVKNDGKKEKTGSGWPSINLKLNLEVNRLKDNDLITVQNFFTPVESKAFVKAAEAIGFVHQGSLGPAYGEAYRDNDRVSMHDPDLADAMWRAGLNRLFLDIKIRGKVAVGLNPNIRFYRYKAGQRFGRHIDESVDIGEGKRTHYTLLIYLSGGPKSKTKVDKDSQDSSSEILVGGETVFYGPRNSLVAEVPPTEGMALVHIHGDKCMLHEARNVTKGIKYVLRSDVVFA